Genomic segment of Sebastes fasciatus isolate fSebFas1 chromosome 3, fSebFas1.pri, whole genome shotgun sequence:
CTGGGTGGACAGAGACTCTGTCAGCCGGTCAGATCACAAACGTCTGAAgagtttcatttcaaaatgagaAAGGCTTCAACACATCACAGAGATTATTAGACTAGAGAGGATGTATCACTCTGTTCATATTATTGGAGGAACAATAACACTCTGATTGTACAGAGGTGGTGCAGAGTGGAGGCGCTGATTCAGAGAATTAACTGGAATATAATTTccgttttattcttttatttctgcacagtgaGCCGTGTTGTGCAgccatagaaaaaaataaatctgtgtcGTGGGGGAGGTAGcagtttggaaacttttttttaaagaggctCTATgtgagaatcagaaattgcttgttaacagtcaCACCTATgcccgttaagtcaacgacagtcagcgtcctgtagACGcaagctgcacattatcccgcttatcacacgactacttacttaagaaatcaataatttgaccaAAAATGGttcgccagagtccaacatcagaactgtgctcatagcagcggtctgttataaagaaataacagactgcagaacgctgtgattgaccaatcagaatcaagtatttaACAAATTTGTATTATAACTATATGTAAATAGAGCTGcagcaattaatcaattagttttcACGAAATTAAATCaatgccaactattttgataatcaattaatccatttttttttaagaagaaaaagtaaaatttctctgattcaagcttcttaaatgtgaatatttcctggtttctttactcctctatgaccctaaactgaatctctttgagttgtggacaaaacaaaaacatttgaggacgtcatcttgggctttaggaaacactgatcaacgttttccaccattttcttacgttttatagaccaaacaactagtcaattaattgagaaaataatcgacaatgagaataatggttagttgcagccccttATGTCACCCCGTACTGACAGAAGATGAACACTACAGAGGAGATTCTTTTTCTGCCTGTGtatcattttgaaatgaaacccTTCAGAGTGCTGTGACATGTTAATGATACTGTACCGAGCCTCCACCTGTAAACACACCTGCTGTCATGTGACACTTTGATAGTTGTAGATCAAACGAAGAGCTTCTCTCCAAAGTGATAATGGGAAGGAAAAAGCAAGTGAATCTGAAATAATAAGTATTTCAGGTTTGAattcttggccgacaagtttcAGGTTAAAACTCTTTTTCCTCACATGGTTGTAAAATATTGTGGATTGAATCTCTTCTGATTCAGTAGTTTTGATCAACCTGCTGctttttattgtgtatttataGTTGAAGATTTGTGACAAACTGCAGTGAAAAAAAACGTGCAGTGAAGCTTTTCTCATTTATTCGTTTTACTTCGATcatataaagtatttattaattacTTAAAAACGGCAAATTCAAGCCAAACGATTCAACCGAGACGACGAGATGCTTCCTAATAAACCGGACAGTTGTTGCTAATTAGCTcattttgttgtgaaataacgGTAGTGCAACACTTTAAGTAACATGTTTAGTTCCCAAACTGCACACACGCTCCCCTCCAGATCTGTAAACGCTTTACATGCTGACTGCCTgaaaatattgtattttgtgtaattattattattattattattattatttggagCGATTACTAGTTTTTTAAACGACGCTTTGTGTTTGGTGACAGACTTGTAAGATACAggtagatattttttttaaagacgtATTCTCTGTTTTACTTGAAAAGTGAAGTTTATTCCTTTGGGGTTTCTGCTGGTGTTGTAagaagtacatactgtatacatgacTTTACCTCTTAGCACTACataacactttgttttttgctttCTACCAAATTATCATCTCAAAAACGCAGCTGTGTTCGTGGGATGGAGGGAAACTTTTGGGGAATTtgtgttgcttttctttttaacGTAAATTGAAACGATGTAAAAAGGGTAAATAGATATGTGTACAGTTTTTAAGTATTAAAGCAGATCTATTTATAAATGTGGTGTAATTTAAGGGAAATTTTAAGCGCAAAGTGGGAAAGTTAGCGAATCATTTACCGACTTCTATGTGAGCTGAAAGATCAAACATTATTTATGTGACGCAGCAAGTCAGTGGCTGCAGTTTAAATTCAGCTTTCCTGTAAACTTCTGTAGAAAATGAGTGGagtctggttgttttggtgcTTCGCCTCATCTCTACCTGAGTTCAGTAACAGAAATGTAATTTTGGAGTGAAGTGTTTCTTTAAAAGGCCTGTTTTAATGTGACAATATGACAGAGTTTGTCATTATTATAACTTTAATTCtggcattttttaaaatgtctgtaTCCGAAGCATTCACTTCAAATCCAGAAGAAAACAACTAGAGAACCAGTTCAGGTTCATCCGACTCATCCGGTGTGGATTTTTGTTCTCCAAAATATGATTTTGTCCACACTAAGCCAGCGGATTTATTGGCATGAAAATTGAAGTGTTTccagtttgttttcatgaagaTATATAAAGAATTTTAGTCTCTTAAATTTACTGCCATTCAGCAAGATCACgcatatggaggacagaacctgccgaaatcaaaaataaatgaattaataaataaatatgacattaaatatagcaaaaataatataaaaaataaatgtagccattcatTTATTGATAACGTGACATTtgtattatactattatattgaTACTTTGtcttgcaaaaataaataaattcatttaaaataaataaatacatagataaatataaagggaaaattaaacggaagattaaataaataaggtaattaataaaaagatgaataaataagaaaattaaaactgaaatatcaatcTATGTCACATTGTTTCAATTtgttaatggctacatttatttttaatattattttttctacatttaatgacatttatttatttatttatttttgattttggcaggttcagtCCTCCATACAGGCGGACATCGCTTCCCAAaagcacagagagacaaaacaatgaTTAAAAAGGTGCAGCTGGCTCACTGTGAACGACGCAAATGTTCTTTTCTTCACACCAGATTTGGTGAGAACAAAGAACATTTGTAGATTCAGCTGCAGGGTGTCAACTGGACCAGAAATGAAATCTACATTTGACTGTttaaatttgctgcttttttctttgtttgaaaGAAATTCATCAGTTTTCGCACAACGTGTGCGTTTATGCGCCAAAAACAGGAATAACCATctacagcagtggttcccaaccttagGGTGTCGAGACCCCCTAAAGTGTCGTGAGATGATTAAAAATGGAGGAATAGAAGCGGTCAAAACCGGTATATGTCTGCACCGTGtttggtcagtctgtgaatttgtagctaaattgttacacaaatagtccgTGGttatgtctataatgttaaatgcagCGATTTGCAACATTTTAAGTGAGtaataggctatgccactgctgaatctcatttcattttagcaCTAGAccgcctagtttcacagcttggtccaagtttcgtgagctgAACGCGttgcgctggacgggctcatttgcgttaaattgagatttttcaactttttacaaatacagaccctctccaactcgccgcaacactcccaccatgcactgagggactgcttctcctgctttccttaagaaatgaatggaaagcgttGAGATGCCCTCCGTCACCGGATCTGGTGCAAACGCACCGATAAGGGAGCACTGGCGCCGGTGAGTGGAACAGCTGACGCGCCTGCCTGTTCCTGCCTTTTCCCTTTGAAaaagcaacggccaatgaggaaatgccaacactcggccgaccaaacatgtaacttcatcactgagTCAGTCGCTCAGTGACAGAcctttgcgtttgtagggctggccaaaaacaaaacatttatttttttctgacttttctctcatctttgcatttttttattgtgaaatagtGGTTTCATCTCTGCAGGTCTTGAAAAACTATACAACTGGAACAATTTGAGAGAGGCGGGGAATATTTGTTTGGTTTGTGAGCCGCTTTAAAAGGTCATAATCCAAAAGAAATGGTTGCGAACCGCTGATgtacagtgacaggaaacattaACGGGATGCAGGAAACAAGCAGAATCACATTGGAACTGTGCTTCAAATGACAGAAACAGATTTGTGATGGTTTTGAATGGAGGCTGGTTGCTTGTTGTGGTCGTTAATCCCAGCGTTGCAGAAACATCGCAGTTTACAACACTCCTGTCTGCAAATGAATGAGTTATAGCGACCTGAATGAAAGTAAagcctaaataaaataaaggtgttttttgctgcatatttaactttattttcatactcAACAAGAACAGAATCTCCTAAATGataccaaactccattcacatCTACTTTATTTCACTTTCAGAGCAATAGAATCAGTGTGTTTTTTAGTAATTTAATCTCACTTTGTTTATAAAACCATTGGAGCTGATAATCGTCACTCACACTACATACGCAGTAACACTAGCCAGTAGTGACGTAGGCAGCTGAACTCTAttcagatttatattttgttgtcTTCAGTGGCCAAAAACAGAGCTGAATAAAACTTGTTCAGTTTGCCTGTAAATGATTGTTGTCCTTTAATGTGTACAGTGAAACTATTAAAGAGAGATTATAGATGCTAATCTGGCTGTACATACAGGTGttgtttccttttttcattGTGGGAGAGTGACAGATTTATCAGTAACAACAATAAAGGAATATGTTGTATATCATGATGgtgatgtgtttgtttatttaaataatcagaaaaaagtcataactttacgagaaaaaaagaaaatagcacgtaaaattactactttataatactatgactttattctcgaaatttcagatctatttttttcctcaatgtggccttaatactcgtacggtcgtaccatagacctacaacaatgataaataaacatgaaaatgtaaacaaaatccTCAGGGAGCCACTgaagaggggctaaagagccacatgaggctccggagccgcaggttgcagacccctgcccTATACAATACTTCTAAACaataacttaaataaaaaaGTGGGATGATTTTACTGTACATAATATACATGTGCGATGTGGACATAATACAAGTAGTGCaaaattaaatgcaaattaTACTGTAAAgttgtaaaaacattttttttttaaataataaaatctaaatataatcattgcagataaataaaaaatatcaagaTATCAAAATATCaagaagaaaatgaaatatAGAATGTATTTGAATGAGTTTTACAGTTGTATTATAAACAGGAGGGAAGAAAACTCAATattgatctcaatattgatcaaaataattgtgattagcACATTAGGCCATAATCCTGCAGCCCTAGGTAGGGAGGTAGATACCCTTTACCCCTATACAATACTTATAAACAATAACTTAAATAAAAAGAGGGGGAAttttactgtacatatatacatgtgtgaGGTGGACataatacaaatagtgcaaaatgaaatgcaaattatactgtaaagctgtaaaaagacctttttaaaaataataaaatataaatatgatataataatataaagataaataaaatgaaatgcaacTTATACTGTAAagctgtaaaaacatttttttttaaataataacatctaaatatgatataataatataaagataaataaaattaaatgcaaCTCATACTGtaaagctgtaaaaacaaatttttaaaaataataacatctaaatataatataatataaagataaattaaattaaatgcaaCTTATACTGTAAagctgtaaaatatatatttttaaataataaaatcgaaatataatataataataaaaagataaataaaattaaatgcaaCTTATAGTGTAAAgctgtaaaaacacatttttaaaaataataacatataaatatgatataataatataaagataaattaaattaaatgcaaCTTATACtgtaaagctgtaaaaatatatttttttaaataataaaatctaaatataatataataatataaagataaataaaatgaaatgcaacTTATACTGtaaagctgtaaaaacaaatttttaaaaataacaaaatataaatataatataataatataaagataaataaaatgaaatgcaacTTATACTGTAAagctgtaaaaacatttttttttaaataataacatctaaatatgatataataatataaagataaataaaatgaaatgcaaattaTACTGTAAAGCtggaaaaacaaatgtttaaaaataataaaatctaaatataatcattgcagataaataaaaaaatatgaagatATCAAAATATCAAGAAGAAAATTAAATACAGAAAGTATTAGAGTGAGTTTTACAGTTGTATTATAAACAGCAACAGCTGAGTGTCGTTTCAACCTCCGGCCTCCAGGGGGCAACGCTGTGCCGTCAATGAGTCGACTCTGCCGTAAACATCAGCAACAGAAGAAGCTAGCTAGCGACTGTAAACAAAGCTGAGCCGACTGTCTGTTAAACAATTCAACAACTGCTCAACGTGGAGAGAAGATATGAGGATCAATACCTCTACATAACACTAAAGTAAGTGGAAACTGAGCTATTCACCAAATAGTTTAACACTGAATGAGAAATTAACTCTAAAAAACGACCTTTCAGTGAGTCAGCTAACTAACTAGCATCAACATGCTAAAGTTAAGAGGCTTGCATGTTGACCAGCTGACTCTTTGTGTTATTATGCTTTATTCTGACCGCATGTTATGTGTTGTAAGGATTTGTTTGATTGATGTGATGTTAAACAAACCAGCTGGTGTATTAATGGATGTGTGGCTAGTAGCTTGGTTAACATTAAGatgtacaacaacaacaacatcaaatcCAAGTTGCTCTCTTCAGTGTCTGAATATATCCTCCagagacccagcccattgacatgcGTCCTCTGTgctggacattttgtccacatgcatatcctcttactcttttgacctactctatcaacccctggtgtgttgtaaagaggacatcctaggctttccagtgatatggcatgtgtttttaatcaatttgaatgtattcttggtttaatatcactctacagcattaatctgttcatttgtttagtcttttcacactgaaatagtcctgtagtccactacagtggacaatacaaataaagtttaacaagcctaaattgttaagattttcttttaatcctgaataggaaggaaatcacaaaaacagtaattggaagacactttttAACTCAGTTCCcaggataagataagatattcctttattagtccagcAGTGGGGACaattgcagtgtacagcagcaatcCCCTTTGCAtaaagtgcaaaaaacaagatgcatcagctaacacagtaacaaagagctaaacaaagtgtaacataataaccatttaaatagaaggaagtataaaaataggagcagtgtatacagtattgacaacaaacagactattaacaaaattgcacaagtggaaaattatattgcacagtgagaataaattaatgaaattccacctgaaaatatcaggttattgtcagtttgttggtgtgtatgtggtctactcggagcagtgctggttgtggagtctgacagctgcaggaataTGACATTTTCTCGGTAGTGCTCTTCTGCCCGGCCCTACAGCAGCAGTTCAGTCCGGCCCTGGAGCTGCCATGACCCGGCCTGCAGTCTGACTGGAAGATAATGGCTGCAGAGCTGTTTCCCACCAAGAAGCTGGTCCCCTCCGCCTCAGcgagcagcagcaccacctcctcctccatcatccaGCACTACCAGCAACAGAACcggaccaacaacaacaccagcaCCGCTGCACAGCGCTGCTGCAACTGGCAGGGCCTGTTCCCGACCATCCGAGAGAGGTCAGTCTGAGCCACCCCAAAACTACACATCATAGTGATGAGCTGATTGAGCCCAGTAGAGGCTTACaggcagggaatgaaattagcatctgccacctgccaaatacagggtaaatgttggcggTGGCAGGTAAAAATTttaggtcacctgccaccacaGCAGATAGGTTTTCCTTatgttaagaaatattatttttaaaaagcaattcctaaattaaatatagttagggattaaggttacatgatatattccataattctatgttctggtaccactgactcagtgtttacaattttaaagtgTTCTACCTATtgtagatttcagaagtggcagacaaaaaaactgagtggctggtagaaatgttcagtgacctgccacagtggctgGAGAGGAAAAagcttaatttcagaccctgcttaCAGGTGATGAGGGGGAGGAGAGGTCAATGTTCTCAACCAGTTACACATTATATGTTTTAACAAAGAGTGACGGTTGTCCTGATCCAGGCCTGTACTGGCCTACTTTATAGTTACagtttactccactacatttcacagCGAAATATTACagtttctactccactacagctatttgtagggctgtcaatcaacaatcgtgattaatcgcatgattgtccatgattaatcgcacatgttttatctgttcaaaatgtaccttaaagggatatttgtcaagtatttaatactcttatcaacatgggagtgggcaaatatccttgctttatgcaaatgtatgtatatatttattattggaaatcagttaccAATACAAAAccatgacagatattgtccagaaaccctcacaggtactgcatttagcataaaaaatgtactcaaatcctaacatggcaaactcaaacccaacaggaaacagcagctgtcagtgtgtcagtgtgctgacttgactatgacttgccccaaactgcatgtgattatcataaagtgggcatgtctgtaaaggggagactcgtgggtacccatagaacccattttcattcacatatcttgaggtcaagagCGGGGGTGGAATAGTCCAAGTGGTGCTGGCCTTTCTAACAGTAAGATAAAGTGTTAATGAATTTTGTGTCCTTGTAGGAATTCAGTCATGTTCAACAATGAAATGATGGCAGATGTTCACTTTGTGGTCGGGCCGCCTGGCGGGACACAGCGAGTACCAGGACATAAGGTAAAACTCCTTGCATGCCTTTGAAAGGTGGGGCTGTGTGTGGAGCCTCTCCAACACTGGAGACAACACTTTAATCAAAGACGGATTTTTCTTCTTCAATTGACTCAAACAAGGTGAAGAGGCTAAAAACTGGACACCAGAACTTGCAGAAACATCAACGTTAGCAGGGAGCAACTTTGCATGTTGAAAAAATGATTTTGGCCCATTATGTGACAATGTTACAGCTTGATTAacttaactttaaaaataaataagttcaGTCATAAAAATCAAGCCAAGGACCAAAGATCACACTAAAATGTCCATTTTGCAAGTAGTTTAAATTAGGAAATGTAACAGACATACGTGGTGATTTTGTCTCTTATGTTGTCCGTGTTGTTCCTCTGCTCTGTCAGTACGTCCTGGCCGTCGGCAGCTCTGTGTTTCACGCCATGTTTTATGGAGAACTGGCGGAGGATCAGGACGAGATCCGGATCCCTGACGTGGAGCCTCCTTCGTTTCTGGCCATGTTGAAGTATGTCAAACTCTGATTCATTCAGTGTTTATGGACTGTGATTGGGCTGTGGGCATTTAAGGTGTCTCTATAGAAACAccagacacacaaaacaaataatcaatatacctcttaatttaaaaaaataccaaCCAAAGATGTTTGAACCTGATTGTATTGCACCATGAAATGATCAAAATGTAAGTTTGTGAAGTGAAGGCACTGTCTCAAGTTCACCCCGTCCTCCATCCTCCAGGTATATCTATTGTGATGAGATCGACCTGTGCGCTGACACCGTGCTCGCCACCCTCTACGCCGCCAAAAAGTACATCGTGCCTCACCTGGCCCGGGCCTGTGTCAACTTCCTGGAGACCAGCCTGAGCGCCAAGAACGCCTGCGTGCTGCTGTCTCAGAGCTGCCTGTTCGAGGAGCCCGACCTGACTCAGCGCTGCTGGGAGGTGATCGACGCTCAGGCTGAGCTCGCTCTGCGATCCGAAGGCTTCTGCGACATCGACACCCAGACGCTGGAGAGCATCCTGCGGCGGGAGACGCTCAACGCCAAAGAAATGGTGGTGTTCGAGGCAGCGCTGAACTGGGCCGAGGCCGAGTGTCAACGACAAGACCTGACGCCGACTATCGAGAACAAGCGTCTGATGCTGGGGAAGGCCATCTACCTGATCCGCATCCCCACCATGGTGCTGGAGGACTTCGCCAACGGAGCGGCGCAGTCTGGTGTACTCACGCTCAATGAGACCAATGACATCTTCCTGTGGTACACCGCCGCCAACAAGCCTGAACTGTTGTTTTGCTCCAAACCTCGTAAAGGCCTGGCGACGCAGCGCTGCCACCGCTTCCAGTCCTGCGCCTACAGGAGCAACCAGTGGCGGTACAGAGGCCGCTGCGACAGCATCCAGTTCGCTGTGGACAAACGCGTCTTCATCGCCGGCTTCGGCCTGTACGGCTCCAGCTGCGGTTCGGCTGAGTACAGCGCCAAGATCGAGCTGAAACGTCAGGGGGTGTCGATGGCCCAAAGGATCATCAAGTACTTCTCAGATGGCTCCAGCAGCACTTTCCCCGTGTCGTTCGACTACCCGGTGCAGATCGAGCCTGACACCTTCTACACCGCCAGCGTGGTGCTGGACGGCAACGAGCTCAGCTACTTCGGTCAGGAGGGCATGACAGAGGTGCAGTGTGGGAAAGTGACCTTCCAGTTCCAGTGCTCCTCGGACAGCACCAACGGCACCGGAGTGCAGGGAGGCCAGATTCCCGAACTTATCTTCTACGCCTGAGCCGGGCGTGAGGGAGGACGCCGCAGAGATTCCTGCTTCACTGTCATGTAGACTTTTGAAAGTGTGGAGACGAGTTCTCAGGAAGCTGTTTGAGGAGGGAGGGACTCCTGGATTTACTGCTGAGCCTTCGAGACGTGACGACAGTTTGATTGAAACATGAAGACACGATTTGAAGAAGTCTGAATCCTCACATTCCTTCACAcctctgttgtttttgtttacagCAGCTGTTGTTGATTTGTGGTCATCGCTGTTTCAGTCTCTCTTAGTAAAGCAGGAATTATAAACAAACATATGAGTTATTGGATACCATTAAAGCAGTGggaggcagtttatttttggtgaTATTGGATTAaattttcagcatattgtaattcaagtggtacCCCAGAGTAGCCAGAATTTGCAAGTACAGCCCTcaacctgcagctctctgtCCAAAACCGCTCCCATCAGACGAGGGGGGGCATATGCACGCACTTCATACAGTGACCTGTAcgagtactagtcattcatttcaaacatcatccctataacattttctctccagctctgaaacgcttcgccgatattgtCCGACTCTTTTTCGATAGTCCGTCTTCCTTTTTTGGGTTGCTTTGCAGTGTAGGCACCTGTTGCCAATGCTGGAATTGCAACTTCTCCAGTTTGATGTTCTGTCATTCAATCAAGCTTTCACCAAAGGGATGTTCATGCGCATCCGCATTTCTAGAACAGCCCAATAggatcgctctctctctgaaatgactt
This window contains:
- the LOC141764579 gene encoding BTB/POZ domain-containing protein 3-like, with translation MAAELFPTKKLVPSASASSSTTSSSIIQHYQQQNRTNNNTSTAAQRCCNWQGLFPTIRERNSVMFNNEMMADVHFVVGPPGGTQRVPGHKYVLAVGSSVFHAMFYGELAEDQDEIRIPDVEPPSFLAMLKYIYCDEIDLCADTVLATLYAAKKYIVPHLARACVNFLETSLSAKNACVLLSQSCLFEEPDLTQRCWEVIDAQAELALRSEGFCDIDTQTLESILRRETLNAKEMVVFEAALNWAEAECQRQDLTPTIENKRLMLGKAIYLIRIPTMVLEDFANGAAQSGVLTLNETNDIFLWYTAANKPELLFCSKPRKGLATQRCHRFQSCAYRSNQWRYRGRCDSIQFAVDKRVFIAGFGLYGSSCGSAEYSAKIELKRQGVSMAQRIIKYFSDGSSSTFPVSFDYPVQIEPDTFYTASVVLDGNELSYFGQEGMTEVQCGKVTFQFQCSSDSTNGTGVQGGQIPELIFYA